Proteins found in one Pieris napi chromosome 11, ilPieNapi1.2, whole genome shotgun sequence genomic segment:
- the LOC125054063 gene encoding uncharacterized protein LOC125054063, which produces MDLFNRIGHLIIILIFANISQCLRVKDEFFKRNKEMCMRVAKQPFFDVDLVVGKPWKVFHTWNLKLDGDITCFEFTFKNASGETINRVWSEMGEYLEQQPSWEAATLSLYVGPSKHEMLLFADQGPAGSFVGVPNMVRSSSLVPTRKGVSLIKFQFKLLNEGKYLLIVDCNQGVASLGTRSQEPANKSEIEGLVAGLNLGDGFPVCAKESNKNEELL; this is translated from the exons ATGGATTTGTTCAATCGAATTggtcatttaattattattttaatatttgcaaaTATCTCGCAATGTCTGAGGGTAAAGGATGAGTTCTTCAAACGTAATAAAGAGATGTGTATGAGAGTGGCGAAACAGCCATTCTTTGATGTGGATTTAGTTGTTGGGAAACCTTGGAAAGTATTTCATACGTGGAATTTGAAATTGGATGGTGATATAACTTGCTTCGAGTTTACGTTCAAGAATGCTAGTGGTGAg ACAATAAACCGCGTTTGGTCAGAAATGGGAGAGTACTTAGAACAGCAGCCATCTTGGGAAGCGGCAACTCTCAGTTTGTACGTGGGACCATCGAAGCACGAGATGCTGCTCTTCGCTGACCAGGGTCCAGCTGGAAGTTTCGTCGGTGTTCCTAATATGGTTCGGAGTTCAA GTCTAGTACCGACACGTAAAGGAGTAAGCCTAATAAAGTTTCAATTTAAGCTGCTAAACGAAGGGAAGTACCTGCTGATCGTGGATTGCAACCAAGGGGTCGCATCACTAGGTACGAGATCACAAGAACCGGCCAACAAGTCCGAGATCGAGGGTTTAGTAGCTGGCCTTAATCTGGGAGACGGATTCCCAGTCTGCGCTaaagaaagtaataaaaacgAAGAGTTACTCTAA